From one Candidatus Hydrogenedentota bacterium genomic stretch:
- a CDS encoding type II secretion system GspH family protein, whose amino-acid sequence MRSRRGYSLLETLICVAIIAILMALQLPVLSRALRKAKEVAVKEGLHQMQIGAMADGGSSNTRPDRETCRAAYRQTYEESLVTELKYAVHDEAEFAAYWNTLIRPGAIEPLQYTGGGELIAQDGAGTVYYLKPLNLGDPPAETVVVGWEFISTDLSETTSGTLGTNVLYSDGRAVYIRYPGDFPMTSLVAELSHRFVQEY is encoded by the coding sequence ATGCGTTCACGGCGGGGCTATAGCCTTCTGGAAACCCTTATATGCGTCGCGATTATCGCGATCCTGATGGCGTTGCAGTTGCCTGTGCTTTCGCGCGCGTTGCGAAAGGCCAAGGAAGTAGCCGTCAAGGAAGGGTTGCACCAGATGCAAATTGGCGCGATGGCCGACGGGGGGTCGTCGAATACGCGCCCGGACCGGGAAACGTGCCGTGCGGCATACCGGCAGACGTACGAAGAGTCTCTGGTAACAGAGTTGAAGTACGCCGTACACGATGAGGCCGAATTCGCGGCCTACTGGAATACGCTCATCCGGCCGGGGGCGATAGAACCCCTTCAGTACACTGGCGGAGGGGAGCTCATCGCGCAGGATGGCGCCGGGACCGTGTATTACCTGAAACCTCTGAACTTGGGCGACCCACCCGCGGAGACGGTTGTCGTCGGTTGGGAGTTCATCTCGACCGATCTGTCCGAGACCACATCCGGCACGCTGGGAACGAACGTCCTGTATTCCGACGGGCGCGCCGTGTACATACGATACCCAGGGGATTTCCCAATGACCTCGCTGGTCGCGGAATTGTCCCACCGATTCGTGCAGGAGTATTGA